GTTCTCTTACTTTTTTATGTATGTTAGTGTTAACTTATGTAAAACCTATTATGCCACATTCTATAAAACaagattcattttttttatacctGGGCAggaaatgtttaattttttgttcaaaGATGTTATGTGTGATGTGTATCTTATAAGTTTGTTATGAGATATGATGATTTCTTAAGTATTTACATACAGGAAAGAAGCATGATAATAAACACACATCAGCTTGGATATTTGAGTTTCTTCACCACTTATTAGGTTATAACTTCTTGCATTAAAAGCTAACCTAGTATTACTGTTATGCTCCAGGTTATGAGTTTTTTTGCAACAGCAGAACATGAGAGGGAAAGACTTAAATATTTTGCTTCACCTGAAGGAAGAGACGACCTTTACCAATATAACCAGAAAGAAAGGAGAACTGTTCTTGAGGTAAGGTCAATGAATTCTATGTCATGTATGATATTGTGTTGTCACTTTGTTGTCATTTTTACACACTGAATTCTCCCTTGTGTTTAGCAGCTTCTAAGAAAGTGGGAAATGGTTAAAGGGTTGTGTCTAAAACTGGTCCATGAATGTAAAAGAATTAATGAAACAATAATTGATAAGATTTGGTGGTTCTTAAGCTTATATTCAATACGATgcatatgtgtatatatataatgggAGCATATAAATATTGGTTACCAAGATTAGTGATATCAGacagatatttttaataaagtttaaaaccTTATGTAAGAGAAATTATTAGATTACAGCTTCAGTTCCAGTCCCAAAATTCTGGTTCTATTTTGAAGGTAATTTgctttttcaaattaaattaatagcttttcattttattcactATCAATGATATGACTCATTTTTCATTGGCATGAATGTGCTAAAGTTGAATTGTGACGATGTTGATGTAATGTATGATGAATTACCTATTTTATGTTTTAGCCTTGGAAATGTTTTTATCTGTTTCCTTTAAAAAGGTATTGGTATTTTGGGTGAATATGTGAGTACAGTAGGCTGGACATATTATTTTGGTAATATTGTTTTGGCGCCATTGTTGTGAAGGACagaaaattaagtaaaataaccGAGGGGCTTCATTACTAAGGCTAGGAATGCAGAAGTAGATACCAAAATTTGTAGCAGTTCTGGGATTTTATTTTACTCGATCATGATATGTTTTCTTTCTtggaaaacaaaagaaatttcaTCGGAAGGGAATGATAATCCAAGAGTATATCATAGCCTCCACGCTGAACTGAtggttttataatttatctacCATTCAACAATTATTTAGATATTCCTTGATTCTCTCTGTTTTTGTCTTTTGTCTTCTTCATTTCAAACTTATGCATATGTCTGTTCTCCATGTTTTGTGGTCAAAAAGGTGTTAGAGGATTTTCCTTCTGTAAAAATGCCATTTGAGTGGCTAGTCCAATTGGTTCCTCCTCTGAAACCAAGAGCATTCTCCATATCTTCTTCTCAATCAGCTCTTCCCAGTCAAGTACACTTGACTGTGAATGTGGTGTCATGGACAACACCTTacaagaggaaaaagaaaggacTGTGCTCCTCGTGGCTAGCTGCATTAGATCCTTGCGATGGTATGAAGCAAAACAAGCCACTTATTGCATTTTAGTAAGTAACCATCAGTATGACCTCTACATATACTTTTTTCCTCTTTCAAGCAGGTATCCTTGTTCCAGCCTGGTTCCATAAAGGTTTGCTTCCTGCACCATCACCATCACTTCCCCTCATACTTGTTGGACCCGGAACAGGATGTGCGCCTTTTCGTGGATTTGTAGAGGAAAGAGCAGTGCAAAGTAGAACTACTGCAACTGCTccaattatgtttttctttggtTGCTGGAATGAAGAGGGTGACTTTCTGTACCGTGACTTTTGGTTGAGTCATTCACAGAACAAAGGGGTGCTTTCAGAAGCAAAGGGTGGAGGTTTCTATGTTGCTTTCTCAAGGGACCAGCCCCAGAAGGTTTATGTTCAGCATAAGATGAGGGAGCACAGCCAAAGGATCTGGAACCTATTAGCTGAGGGAGCTGCTGTTTATATAGCAGGTTCTTCAACTAAGATGCCTGCAGATGTAACATCAGCTTTTGAGGAAATTATATCTAAAGAAAATGGAGTTTCAAGAGAAGATGCAGTTAGGTGGCTTAGAGCATTAGAAAGATGTGGTAAATATCATATTGAGGCATGGTCTTAGAACAAGTCATGAATTCCTTATACTTAGACCTCTGATAGTGCAATCATAGCCAACTTTAGCTACCTTACCCTCATTCTATTACTGGTTTTTTTCATTCTATCTTTATTCTTTGGTCATATGAGAAGTATATGCATATATGGAAATTATTTTGTAAGAATATTTTGCCACTTAAATACTCTAATTTGTAACTAATCTTGATAAtagtaacatttttaaaattacttcaAAGAAATCTTTCAGAATTATTCCGCTCCTGAAAGAAAAATAGacattttattaaacaaaagaaaCGTAAAATAGACTCTTCTTTTCTAGCTTGCAAGtcaaataaaaggaagaatttaaGTAAATTGGAGGATTGGATTATTTCACTCCGTTCTAGCTCTGTTTGTGGAAATGTTTAATTAAAGGTGAGGagttttttcttcaattgatctTCAGTTCTCTTGTTGTATCTTGTTAATACATCCAGCTTCAGATAATTTTAACCAAACGTTAGTTTTTCAACGTAATTGTTTTATTCGAGGGTCACCGAACTTGGATCGTACGTTAGATTTTCTTGAATTTGGATATAATTGATTTCAATCCCATGAGAAGGGTCAGAAATATATTCAATTCGTATAAAGATTTCAGAAACACCAACAAATTTTGGTGATAACTTTCTTGGCTTTAAAACTCTTACAACTTCTAGATATAATTGAtagtctaaatatttttatacaaagaTGTGTGAGAGTATTACAGTTCAATAATTTCATATTGTTTTAAggatttaaatactttttttcattttttttaaacgtttttaaagattaaatcattcctaaaagaattttatacttaaaataaaaaatattttaaatgtatgataacttattaataataattgcaaaaaaaacttaaaattaaaacattaacatctaatatatatatatatatattccaagaCTAACCATCGATTAACTATTTGTTTTTTAGActctattattttttgttaaattactCAACATACttgtaatttataaatataagtcaaactagtttttaatgtttatacttgtaatttacaaatataagtcaaattattttttaatatggttCCTAACATTTTCCGGAAGTTTCCAAAATTTTTGACGTGTATATTTTAATGTAACACTATTTACAGGGATTACATGCATctcttcaaaatattataatatgtacTTCATTATCAAAGTCCACACAAGGGGTAAATAAGTGGTGTGTAAAGGCAACATTTTTataaggaagaggaagagggtgTTTCTGTTTGAGGTATTTTGTAACCCTATTTTGAGTAAGGTAATTCACAGTCTCTCCCTCTTTGATTTCTTACTTGATTTCTCAATTACTAATACGTATCATATcatattattcaaatttaatagcAAAACAAAACAATCTGTTTTACAACTGGTTCAATCGCGTTGCCCTCATCCTGTTTGTGAAATTGCTCCATTAAACTCGTTCTTTATGGTTGTGTTTTCGGCGTGATTAGCATGCTCCGTTCATTGCTCCGCTCGTTTTCGACGTCGGCGAGGGCGTCACAGCAGCTGGAGAACCACAAGTTTCTCCCTCCGAACTCCTTCCTGGGAAGCTGGGAGGCGCCGCGGGACCCGAAGGAAGCGGAGGCGAAGCTGGCGATGCTGAGAAGGGACTACGCGAAGCAAGTGAAGGAGGTTCGAAAGGAGTACATAAGAGAGATGGAAGCGATGAAGATCGAGAAGGAGCGCAAGGACGAGGCTCGCAGGGAAGCCCTCAGAATTGCCAATGAAGAGCGCAAGAAGCTCAAGGCTCAAGCCGCTCAGCTCAGAGCCCAAGAACGCGATATCGAACGACAACAGTTTCGACAAATGTTGGTATGTTCGTCCAATCCAATTGTTGTTTGGACAAAACTTATATGCAATTCATTATTGGTACAATTTGTTTTTGCCAATGTGCATGGTATATGTTCGCATTAAATATCAGCATAGGTTACTGAGGTGATACTTCAATTTTGATTATAGTACAACGCTAAAAAGACCCATAAGTATGCTTGCTGAAAAGTTAAAATGAACCTGGATTTACCGGCATGTCAAtttgttttgttcatatttCAATTTGAATGTTTAAGACTCAATTTCTggattttaatttcatattgaACTCTAAAGTTCACTCTTCATGTGTGATGTGTTATGTTTTGTTAGCATCCTGTTCTGCTTAATACATTGTTATTTTCTACTCTGTGAAAACAAGTATAAATCTACAATAGGTTTCTGGAGATTTAGGCTTTAGAAAACTATTCTTGTTGCTGTACTTGAGGTTGATTTTAGTGGTAAAGAGCTTAGTCTTGACTACAATATGTGTTCTTAATTTCTCTCTTTGGATACTTTGTTCTTTGTACTGCAAATCTGTCATTCAAGTCTGTTATGCAATTGAAACTATTTCTATTGTTTTGCTTTCTGTGCTgaactttgataaaaaaaaatattgcaaTGTTCATTTCATGCTTTTCAGTTAAATTTCTTACATTCATGTCTTTAGCATACTCTTGGGCCATTTCAAAAGCTTTCCAAAAGTCTGCTAAATATGAGCGgttgtttctttaaaataagAGAAACCAAACACACGGTCAGGGGCCgtcttaatttagtttattgttaTCTTCCTGATTGATATCTTATTTTTGTGAACCAGTTAAAAGAAAGAGCTGAGAAACTTGAAAACTGGAGGATGAAAGTCAAAATACATGAGGAGAAGAAAGGCGAGAAGAAAGAGTTATTGCGCCGACAAAGTTCAACGTGGATTGATGAAGAGATACTTGAGAAAAAAGTTTTGGAATCTATTGGAGCTCCACAATTGTTTTGAGGTCTGTGATATCTTGTTAGTAGAATTTAGTCCTATGAAGCACCCTCATTAAGATATTTCTTGCATTTATAGAATTACATTCTAGTTTTTACCCAATGATATTTTGGGGATATTCAGTGTTTGGTTTTGGGATAAAGTGTTTTACTCAgcattacaatattaaaatgcAATGATATTGAATCTATTCTAGTGGCTAATAATTGTCAACTGGCTTCATGTACAACGACTTAGTATGGTAGGGAAACTATAATTGAGATCCTGGTTTGGCCTTATTGAGGTGATTTGTTGTTGATAACACAAATTTGGTGATCATGGTATATGCCAGAATGCTATTACAAACTTTAAATGAAAACCGTATGCACTGGTTCAAAACCTTcacttatttgatatttattaatttgcCATGGTGAGGTTGAGATTGTACTTAGGCTTTGGTTTTCCCTTGACAATTGGTTTTCATTAAAAGTATTAAGAAAGTATAGTTGAGacttaaatacattattttttgtatctGTTTCATGCATTTGCAACTTTGATctctataaaaatttaatagtacatttaatcttctattttttcaaaattaagcaAGTCTAGTCTACTGGTTAGATGATATATATGAATGTTAAATCAAAATTGTATTAAAAGactaaatattctattaaactTTTACAGGATAAAAATTTCATATCGTTGCTATTTTATATATAGCAGGTTCTTCATCTACTGCAGTTTAAAGAAAAAGCCTAAtgtatatttaattcttataacGATGacaattattacttttatttttgcCCTTATTATAAAAGCAACGAgcttaatttttcaatttatccGTATGCACTTGGCCAACCGAGTAGAAAGAGAAgctgaaaaaaatgaaatataattaaggatttcatgaaaataaataaatataaaaagtattattatataaaagataatgtaTGGATGATGCAACTTAATTGCTAAACCGTCGCTATGACATCTTTAAATAAGAGAACCGAGTAGTGAAACACAGATAAAGATCTATTATTTtgttgaagagaaaataaaaaagaaaagtttttttaaaaatttaaccttttaattcaatttcgtatatattatttttatgtaatttgtattaattatttaaggATTAGTgtgaattaataatttatattaactatTTTCAGTTAGAACTTTGTTAATTATGTCACtgcataaaaatataactaaaattgaaCTGTATTAATTTCATTTGATTCGATATTCAATAGCTCAAATTAAACTAAACTGGAATTTGAATCCAGATGCATGTTTACTTCTAATATTTTACGATAAAAAAAACACTCTAAATGATCAATAACTATACAATGTTGCTGCATAGGTTTCTTAACATCGTTAAATTTTCGTGCTTGTTTTCATTTCTTGGGgggattaaatataattttatttaattaataattagaagaaaaaaatcaatctGATTAACTGTGTATTATTGTTTAAaagtttaactttttaataacataataaaatagttaaataataatataacaaaactTGTATGCAATTGTTATAAATAAAGTGAGAAAACAAttgttgaatattattattgttgttgtaaatctttttgtcttttgaaaATTGCAACtcattagatttttattttgtgaaaactttagattgattcttaaaaattaaaaatatattttagactAGGCTTTACATAGTTAGATACTTTGACGAAGGTGTGTTCAGCGTTCTTTTTCATCTTCACAAAAGGAAGAGTATCCAAAGAAGTTAAGTGAATCGAAGGATCTTCTTTTGTTCCGTAAGGTAATGTGATTTCGCTTTCTCCTCCTCTTTCTTTGGCTTCATCCTTTCTGCAAATTTTGATATTGTTAATGATTCATATCatataattgaaattgaaagatTCTCTTGAATGGGTAATTGTGGTGTTCGTGTTTGAGGTATTGTGTTGCGTTGAGTAAGCTAATTCACAATCTCTCTCTTTGATTTCTTCGCTAATgcatatcatatcatataatgCAAATTTAATAGCAAAACAAAACAATCCGTTTTACAAATCGTTCAATCGCGTTGCCCTCATCATGTTTGTGAAAATGCTCACTTAAACTCGTTCTCGATGGTTGTATTTTCGGCGTGATTTGCATGCTCCGTTCATCGCTTCGCTCGTTCTCGACGTCGGCGAGGGCGTCACAACAGCTGGAGAGGAGAACCACAAGTTCCTCCCTCCAAACTCCTTCCTCGGAAGCTGGAAGGCGCCGCGGGACCCGAAGCAAGCGAAGGCGAAATACTTTGTTCTTTTACTGCAATTGTTTTGTCAattgatgaaatatttaaattttttgtttgtgttgcAAATATATCATTCAAATCTATTATGCAATTGAAACTGTTTCTACTATTTTTGTGTtaaacattgataaaaaaaattaaaaaatcgtGCAATGTTCGTTTCATGTTTTTCAGTTAAATTTCTTACATTCATGTATTCAGGTTACTTTTAGGGCATTTCAAAAGCTTTCTGTTTGTAATTCAAGAAGTTGTCCGCCTTGGTTTTGTTCCCTCTCTAATTCAAGAGAAGCCATTCTGTTTGTAATAAGCTTTCTTGCAGTAATCAATGTTGCTGAAAAGGCTTTGAAAGGTCTAaagtttattgttttcttgtgtaGAAATTAAAACTTGAATAAGGACTGAGTGAATTGTTTAACTTATGTGATTTCAACGAGTAAATTTTAATTGCAAGCCTCTGTCACTGCTTTATTTTACCATAAACATTTTGGTTAAAAAATAAGCTTAGATGCTCGGATCTGACTGAGGACCTAGTCATGTTCACGAATTaacagaagaaaataaagactcGGGAGTCAGGagtatgttttgaagtttagtTGTTGTCTGATTAGTTTCGAAGGGAAATTACATGTTGTGTTCTTATTTTGCAATTCTTAGTGTTTGACAAGGATGGATGTTTCACCCTTAACCCTGATTAAAGCTTTGGTCATCCATCGATGTATTGATCTCGAATATTTTTATGAGATGCAGGACCTATTTGTAGAGATTTCTGTTGCTTATACAGAGACTAAGTGTAACTTGACAGATGAAAAATAACAGGAATTTGATTGCTTCGATTTGTCGTTCATTGATTCATCTTCACTctaaataacatgaataatGAGATGAGATATTGTTACAAAAACTTCCCACTCGTGGGCCGTGGTCATGTATTTAACTAATCCAAATTCTTCTTCGTACCTCAGTATAGTAGAATCTTTTTCTAGAACTGTATATAGAGCTGTATATAGCCTATTGACATGCTGTCAGGTACTGAAGTAAAGAAGCCCCTTAATACCTAAATTACCTTATTTGAGATCTTATAGCAAACCCTGTTATCATTATCAATAGGATCATTGGTTTATAATATCCCTTATGCTAACAACCATGATTAAGCTTTGTGATCATCTCACCTCAATGCTTATCCTGATTTTCACCATCAttgaaatagaataaaatttacATGCAAGTAATGGTTTGCTCCCTTGaacatttttacttttgtcCCACAGCAACTTCTTAATGTTGCCTTTCTGGTCAGCTAATCTGACACTCATGAGGAGAACAAGCTTCAGGCTTCAGCAGGCTAAATTGTTACCCTGTTATTTTATTAGAGCGAAACCAATGTCAAAAGAATTGTCTTGAAAATGCAGCCATTAGAATCTGAATTGGATTTTACGTAATCTGGAACAAAACCTTAGATGAAAGGTATGGATATTCTTCAGAAATTTTTATGAGGTCATAATTCTTACATTCATGTATTCAGGTTACTTTTAGGGCATTTCAAAAGCTTTCTGAAGATCAGATAAATATGTCAAAGCAAAACACTCTCTTCTACAACTATTTCAGTTGCATTGTCGTAGTCTGTCTGTGGAAATACTCACTTTAACTCGTTCTCGATCATTGTGTTTTTGGTATCGTTAGCATGCTCCGTTCATCAGCAGCTTCTTTCTCGATTTGTTTGTGgaaatgtttactttttgtttgtttgcatTCCCCTCAGCATCACAATGTagaatcttttaatttatttattgttcttATGTATTTTATCCACTTGCATCAACAAAAGGTAATTATATTGTGCGAAATTATGCTAACCCTTTTTTTCTCCATTGACCTAGATGGCTGGACTTTTAGGATATAGGAGCCTTCCACCCAAGGCAAAGAATTTGGTAGTTGCTGGGGGTTTGACAGCTTTTGTCTTTGGTGCCTACTTCTACACCATGAGGGCTGTTGGTGGCACTGATGAACTGCAGGTAGCAATTGATAAGTTTGAATCTGACAAGAGCAAGAAGGATGGTGAAACCAATATTCCATCTAAGGTCTAAAGCTCATTCGTTCTTGTACAACAAAACAATACTTTTGGTCTGTAATCAAGTGTTTTACTTAGCTTGAGAGTTAAAACGGAGAATGATATTTAATCTAGACCTAATAATTTCAACCAGCTTTATGTACAAATAATGTGTGGTAGGGAAACTATAATTGAGACCCTGTTTTTGCCTTTTTTACTGTTTCATGATGATAATAGAAATCTGTGATCATAGTAATACTTAAGAACAAAGAACACTGGTGCTGTGACTTATCGCCCGAATTCCATTTCAAACTTGAAATGAAAATCAGATGTCTTAAATCagaaaacaagaaaagtttctttcataaattaaaattataagtgAATTTCAACTTAAGAAAGaagtttatttttgtatgaatgtttattgaaatttttaacaaagaacactttattaactatttatttatcttcGCATTATTAATTTTCGTATTTTCATCTTTTCCTATTATCAAGTCTTTTGGACGTGTTATTATGCTAGTTGTTAAGGTTGTTCGTGATGAGATTATTTCTAACAATTTGGTTTTGTAAGTATATAAGATTTTGTCCTACCTCTTAGATGGTCTTGACTCTTTATTGCATTGGCTCTGTCTTTTAggacttaaaaaatatttaaaaggtaTTATTAAAAGATGATTGTTTTTAGTAAGATATTTTGtatagtattttaaatattttgatgacTAAAGTAATAGAACTGGTTCAAGAGTTGTTCAAGTACTATGAATATCATTACGAAGATTGATGGTGAAATTAGTTCACTTGCATTTGGGACCCAAAGTTAAAAATTGAGATTCAccttttattcatttattttcatatgtATTACAATTCAACTACGGGGAATTCAGATCCTAGTAATTTAGCACTTAAAAGCATACCTAGCATTCCATTTCTAATCTTTCATAATCTGTAATTAAtagaaaatgtttatatatgtaatttaatttatatattttatcataaaatataaaatatatgagggAACCATTATATATTCCAAAGAAGGCAAAAATATTTCTTAggattaatattaattatatatatttttatcttaattaataCTTTACCAATGTATTGAAAATAGTCCATATTTCAATTTTGATGATAAAActatttacatatattaaaaatgaaaaagtgaaaattcgcaaataaaaagaaaaaggtttatattaaaatgaaaatccGTATAGAAATTTGGGGTGACCCGAGGAAGAACGGGGCAGAAAACGGGTCTGGTGTTATCTTCTTGCCTGTTTTGAAATGTGAGTGTGAGAGTGAATGTAGAATCAGCAACAGCAAACTAAGACCTTATCGATGGCACTTCTTCACCCAAATCTTCTTCCAACCTTCAATTCCAAAGCTTTAACCTTTCCCTCCATCAAATTCAAACCCTCTCTCTCCTTCTCCATCTCACGCTCCCACCGCCCTCCTCCAACCACCAAACGCTTCACCCTCGCCGCTTCCGCCGCGGAAACCGTCGTTGCCCAAGAAGAAGCCCCTCCCACTCCCCAATCCGAGGTTCTTTTCTCACTTTTCGCTCCCAAACTTCAAATAATGCTTTCAATTTCTCGCATTTATCCACCTCTTttagaattagaaaaaaaaaatctcctttttttttgtgattaataGAAGCTTGGAGTGGTTGTGAAGGCAGCAGAGAAGCCGAGACTTGTGTTGAAGTTCATTTGGATGGAGAAGAACATCGGAATTGCACTTGACCAGACGATACCGGGGCATGGCACCATTCCCCTGAGCCCATATTACTTTTGGCCCAGAAAAGATGCTTGGGAAGAGCTCAAGGAGTT
This sequence is a window from Vigna angularis cultivar LongXiaoDou No.4 chromosome 2, ASM1680809v1, whole genome shotgun sequence. Protein-coding genes within it:
- the LOC108321655 gene encoding uncharacterized protein LOC108321655 — protein: MLRSLLRSFSTSARASQQLENHKFLPPNSFLGSWEAPRDPKEAEAKLAMLRRDYAKQVKEVRKEYIREMEAMKIEKERKDEARREALRIANEERKKLKAQAAQLRAQERDIERQQFRQMLVCSSNPIVVWTKLICNSLLVQFVFANVHGICSH
- the LOC108321743 gene encoding uncharacterized protein LOC108321743 isoform X1; amino-acid sequence: MRRRKARRKSYCADKVQRGLMKRYLRKKFWNLLELHNCFEMAGLLGYRSLPPKAKNLVVAGGLTAFVFGAYFYTMRAVGGTDELQVAIDKFESDKSKKDGETNIPSKV
- the LOC108321743 gene encoding uncharacterized protein LOC108321743 isoform X2 yields the protein MAGLLGYRSLPPKAKNLVVAGGLTAFVFGAYFYTMRAVGGTDELQVAIDKFESDKSKKDGETNIPSKV
- the LOC108321742 gene encoding 30S ribosomal protein 3, chloroplastic — encoded protein: MALLHPNLLPTFNSKALTFPSIKFKPSLSFSISRSHRPPPTTKRFTLAASAAETVVAQEEAPPTPQSEKLGVVVKAAEKPRLVLKFIWMEKNIGIALDQTIPGHGTIPLSPYYFWPRKDAWEELKELLESKPWISQKQMIILLNQATDIINLWQQSGGNLS